One Leucobacter muris DNA segment encodes these proteins:
- the pstC gene encoding phosphate ABC transporter permease subunit PstC translates to MTSTSATSKPVLSLGDRIFSRSAVFAGSMILVTLAAVAIFLIVQSLPAFVATDETASLLPDNFWSYVWPLIFGTIWAAVLALLISLPLAIGIALFISHYAPRRVSAVLGYIVDLLAAVPSVVFGLWGIGVLAPAAQPVFVWLNTYLGWIPFFGGTVSGTGRTVLTAALVLGVMVLPIMTAVCREIFLQAPVLHEEAALALGATRWEMIRLAVLPFGRPGIVSAAMLGLGRALGETMAVAMVLSATGLVSFRLLTSENPSTIAANIALSFPEAYGENVNVLIATGLILFIVTFLVNAVARWIVSRRAEFSGAN, encoded by the coding sequence GTGACCTCCACCTCCGCCACTTCCAAGCCCGTGCTGAGCCTCGGCGATCGCATCTTCTCGCGCTCCGCGGTCTTCGCCGGCAGCATGATCCTCGTCACCCTGGCGGCGGTCGCGATCTTCCTCATCGTGCAGAGCCTGCCCGCCTTCGTCGCCACCGACGAGACCGCTTCGCTGCTGCCCGACAACTTCTGGTCGTACGTCTGGCCGCTCATCTTCGGCACGATCTGGGCCGCCGTGCTGGCGCTGCTCATCTCGCTGCCGCTCGCGATCGGCATCGCGCTCTTCATCTCGCACTACGCGCCCCGCAGGGTGTCGGCCGTGCTGGGCTACATCGTCGACCTGCTCGCCGCCGTGCCCAGTGTGGTCTTCGGCCTGTGGGGCATCGGCGTGCTGGCGCCCGCCGCTCAGCCCGTATTCGTGTGGCTCAACACCTACCTCGGGTGGATCCCGTTCTTCGGCGGCACGGTGTCGGGCACCGGTCGCACGGTCCTCACCGCCGCCCTCGTGCTCGGCGTCATGGTGCTGCCCATCATGACCGCGGTCTGCCGCGAGATCTTCCTGCAGGCGCCCGTGCTGCACGAGGAGGCGGCGCTCGCGCTCGGCGCGACCCGCTGGGAGATGATCCGCCTCGCCGTGCTGCCCTTCGGCCGCCCCGGCATCGTCTCGGCCGCCATGCTCGGCCTCGGCCGCGCCCTCGGCGAGACGATGGCGGTCGCGATGGTGCTCTCGGCGACCGGCCTCGTGAGCTTCCGGCTGCTCACCAGTGAGAACCCGTCGACCATCGCCGCGAACATCGCTCTCTCCTTCCCCGAAGCCTACGGTGAGAACGTCAACGTGCTCATCGCCACCGGCCTCATCCTCTTCATCGTCACGTTCCTCGTCAACGCGGTCGCCCGCTGGATCGTGAGCCGCCGCGCCGAGTTCTCTGGAGCCAACTGA